The genome window CCTCGTAGACCTCGGCAATGTCGCCCTCGTCGCGCCAGTCGCGTGCGTCGATGAGCTGGAGCAGCCCGGCGCCGTAGGCTCCGGGCTTCGAGCCGAACACGCGGATCGTCGCCTGCCGCCACGCGGCCGTGCCGCCCAGCTCGGCGGCGAGCCGCTCGGTGTCCTCGCGCGCGTGGGCGGCCACGAAGTTCTCGGCCGCCGGCTCATCGAGCGCGGCGACCTTCGCGACGGCATCGTCGATGAGCTGGACGAGGTGTGGGAACGCGTCGCGGAAGAACCCGGAGATGCGCACCGTCACGTCGATGCGCGGGCGCCCGAGCTCGCCGATCGGCACGACCTCGAGCCCCGTCACGCGCTGCGACTCGGGATGCCAGGTCGGGCGAACGCCGAGCAAGGCGAGGATCTCGGCGACGTCGTCTCCCTGGGTGCGCATGGCGGAGGTGCCCCAGGCGACGAGTCCGACCATGCGAGGAAGCTCGCCCGTCTCGGCACGGTGGCGATCGAGCAGCGCCTCGGCGAGCCGCCGGCCCACGTCCCAGGAGAGCTCGGAGGGCAGGGCGCGGGGATCGACGGAGTAGAAGTTGCGCCCGGTCGGAAGCACGTCGACGCGGCCGCGCGTCGGACTCCCCGAAGGCCCTGCCGGAACGTGGCGGCCGTGCAGGGCGGCGAGCACGTTGCCGACCTCCGCATGGGTGCCCCGAATCCGCGGCACGACCTCGCAGGCGGCGAAGCGCAGCGAGCGCTCGACACCGTCGTCGCGGCGGCCGAGAGTCGCCTCGCACACTGTCCCGACGGCGGCAGCGTCCCAGCCGCGGGCGTCGAGCGCCGCGAGCAGCGCGGCCTGCGCCGCCTCCAGCCGATCCACGAGATCGCCGGCGCTTCCCGCCGGGCCGCGGAACCGTTCGAGCAGCCCTCTCGGCCGGTCGGGCGCCGGTGCGCCGGGGGCGGCGACGAGGGCGGGCTCGTCGAGGCCGAACGCGGCTCCGATGGCGCGCCGCAGACCGGGGACGTCGCCGGAGCCGAGGCGCAGCACCGCGGCGACGAGACCCCGCAGCTGCTCCCCCTCCGGTGCCACGCCGAGGACGTGGAGACCGTCCTTGACCTGGATGTCCTTGACCTCGCACAGATAGCCGTCGATGTGCTCGACGAGCGCGCCCACGTCGTCGGGCCGCTCGTCCACGCCGAGGTCTGTTTGCAGGTTTGCACGCTCGATCGCGGACCAGATGCGGGCGGCGAGCGCGGGAAGCTTCGTCGGGTCGAGCACCTCGAGCCGCGCGTACTCGTCGAGCAGGGACTCGAGCTCGGCGAGCTCGTCGTAGGTCTCGGCGCGCATCATCGGCGGGACGAGATGGTCGACGACGACCGCGTGCGCGCGGCGCTTGGCCTGCACTCCCTCGCCCGGGTCGTTGACGACGAACGGGTAGATGAGCGGGATGTCGCCGAGCGCCGCGTCGGGAGCGCAGGCCGGCGAGAGCGCGAGCATCTTGCCCGGTAGCCATTCGAGCGTGCCGTGCTTGCCGAGGTGGATGATCGCGTCCGCGCCCCACTTCCCGTCCAGCCACCAGTAGCAGGCGAGGTAGTGGTGCGTCGGAGGCAGCTTCGGGTCGTGGTAGATGCCGACCGGATCCTCGCCGTAGCCTCGCGGCGGCTGGATCGCGACGAGCACGTTCCCGAGCTCGAGCCCGGTGATGACGAAGTCCTCGCCGTCGACGTAGTGCTCGCCGGGCGGCGGCCCCCAACGCTCCTCGATCGCCTCGCGCAACGCGGCCGGAAGCCGCGCGTAGCGCGCGAGGTACTCGTCGACATGAAGCCGCAGGGGCGCAGCGGCGAGCTGGTCGTCGGTGAGGAACTCGGGGTCGTGGCCCCCTGCCGCGATCAGCGCGTGCATGAGCTCGTCGCCGTGCGCGAAGGGGCGCTCGACCCGCATCCCGTCCGCGTGCAGCGCATCGAGCAGGCGCAGCGCGCTCGCCGGGGTGTCGAGGCCGACGGCCATGCCGACGCGGGCGTGCCGGGTCGGGAAGCTCGTCAGGAGGATGGCGACGCGGCGCTCGCCGGGAGGCGTGAACCGCAGGCGCGCGCTGCGCACCGCGAGGTGCGCGACGCGCGCGCAGCGCTCGGGGTCCGGGACGTAGCGGGGTACCGGCACACCGACGGGGGATTCCCCCGCGTCGCGCTCCTTGAACGAGATGACGCCGCCGAGGAGGCGCCCGTCGAACTCGGGGATCGCGACCTGCGTCGCCGCGTCGAGCGGCGACAGGCCCGTGTCCGACGCCTCCCAGGCGGCGCGCGAGGCAGTCGCGCAGACCGCCTGGATCACCGGGACGTCGAGCGCCGCGAGAGCCGCGGCATCCCACTCCTGCCACTGCTCGCCCACCCCTTCGCCCGCGGCGGCCGCGGCGTCACCGGCCGCCGAGCCTCCGGTGGCGAGCATCGTCGTCAACAGCGCATCGACATGACCGTCGAGCAGCGCCAGCGCAGGCACGCTGCCGTCCGCGCCACGGCGCAGCGTGTAGCTCCACACCGCGAGCGCGTTTCCGCCGGCAGCCTCGATCGCGGCGCAGAGCGCATCGACGAAGGCGGTGTTGCCGGTCAGGCGGTGCGACCGGTAGAAGCAGATCGCCACCGTCGGGCGATCGCGATCGCGACGCTCGAGCGCGCGCTCGAGCGGGACGTCGCCCTCGCCCGGCAGGTAGACGCCGAGATCGGGCACCTCATGCGGCGCCTCGAACCCATACCCCTCGAGCAGGAAGGTGTCCGCCAGGAACCGCAACAGCTGCTCGACGTTCCCGACATCGCCGT of Gaiella occulta contains these proteins:
- the cobN gene encoding cobaltochelatase subunit CobN codes for the protein MLRFVTTADTEILATAAAVERLPQGFPAVRCANPSASSDHSAFVGDVLDGARVVLCRILGGRRGWPEGFDLLRARCAEQGIALLALGGEAEPDAEMTGLSLAPAGAVAQAGEYLRHGDVGNVEQLLRFLADTFLLEGYGFEAPHEVPDLGVYLPGEGDVPLERALERRDRDRPTVAICFYRSHRLTGNTAFVDALCAAIEAAGGNALAVWSYTLRRGADGSVPALALLDGHVDALLTTMLATGGSAAGDAAAAAGEGVGEQWQEWDAAALAALDVPVIQAVCATASRAAWEASDTGLSPLDAATQVAIPEFDGRLLGGVISFKERDAGESPVGVPVPRYVPDPERCARVAHLAVRSARLRFTPPGERRVAILLTSFPTRHARVGMAVGLDTPASALRLLDALHADGMRVERPFAHGDELMHALIAAGGHDPEFLTDDQLAAAPLRLHVDEYLARYARLPAALREAIEERWGPPPGEHYVDGEDFVITGLELGNVLVAIQPPRGYGEDPVGIYHDPKLPPTHHYLACYWWLDGKWGADAIIHLGKHGTLEWLPGKMLALSPACAPDAALGDIPLIYPFVVNDPGEGVQAKRRAHAVVVDHLVPPMMRAETYDELAELESLLDEYARLEVLDPTKLPALAARIWSAIERANLQTDLGVDERPDDVGALVEHIDGYLCEVKDIQVKDGLHVLGVAPEGEQLRGLVAAVLRLGSGDVPGLRRAIGAAFGLDEPALVAAPGAPAPDRPRGLLERFRGPAGSAGDLVDRLEAAQAALLAALDARGWDAAAVGTVCEATLGRRDDGVERSLRFAACEVVPRIRGTHAEVGNVLAALHGRHVPAGPSGSPTRGRVDVLPTGRNFYSVDPRALPSELSWDVGRRLAEALLDRHRAETGELPRMVGLVAWGTSAMRTQGDDVAEILALLGVRPTWHPESQRVTGLEVVPIGELGRPRIDVTVRISGFFRDAFPHLVQLIDDAVAKVAALDEPAAENFVAAHAREDTERLAAELGGTAAWRQATIRVFGSKPGAYGAGLLQLIDARDWRDEGDIAEVYEAWSGHAYGRGHDGAPAAEAMRACYARIEVAVKNIDSREHDILDSDDYYQFHGGMVATVRALSGREPAAYLGDSSDPSRVVARTLAEETRRVFRARVDNPRWIASMIRHGYKGAAELSATVDYLFGYDATTGVAEDWMYEQIAERYLLDPDVAEFMSRSNPWAARAIAERLLEASDRGLWAHPDAATLSGIRERYLRLEGELEEAGA